The following coding sequences are from one Thermostaphylospora chromogena window:
- a CDS encoding YqgE/AlgH family protein: MAQTIYVGGLLVATPRLEDPNFRRSVVLILEHDRVGGTLGVVLNRPSDISVTQVLPTWDSLVSGPPVLFQGGPVQTDSALALAAVPSGGEPLGWRRLATRIPAVSRLGTVDLDAPPEILAGEIAQMRIFAGYAGWTPGQLEAEIAEGAWYVVDAEPGDTFFADPESLWRTVLRRQPSELAFVATCPDDPTMN; encoded by the coding sequence ATGGCGCAGACGATCTACGTCGGAGGGCTCCTTGTGGCTACGCCACGGCTTGAAGATCCGAATTTCCGGCGTAGCGTGGTCTTGATCTTGGAGCACGACAGGGTCGGGGGAACGCTCGGCGTGGTCCTGAACCGTCCGAGCGACATCTCGGTCACGCAGGTGCTGCCGACCTGGGATTCGCTCGTCAGCGGGCCGCCGGTGCTCTTCCAGGGCGGGCCCGTGCAGACCGACAGCGCGCTCGCCCTGGCCGCGGTGCCCAGCGGGGGCGAGCCGCTCGGCTGGCGGCGGCTGGCGACCCGCATCCCCGCCGTTTCGCGGCTGGGCACGGTGGACCTCGACGCGCCGCCGGAGATCCTGGCGGGTGAGATCGCGCAGATGCGCATATTCGCGGGTTATGCCGGCTGGACGCCCGGGCAGCTGGAGGCGGAGATCGCCGAGGGCGCCTGGTACGTCGTGGACGCCGAACCGGGCGACACGTTCTTCGCCGATCCCGAGTCGCTGTGGCGGACGGTGCTCCGCCGACAGCCGTCGGAGCTGGCGTTCGTGGCCACCTGCCCGGACGACCCCACCATGAACTGA
- a CDS encoding TetR family transcriptional regulator: MGRPGLREYKKRKTRTALLDAALELFLARGYEQTTVEQIADAVDVSPRTFFRYFASKEDLAFDHMVELERLLVGHLSARPGDEPPFTALFTAYRLAVREMKNVSRADTERYLKIRRLLDATPALLSRAIARTAETERRLTALLAEREGVDPATDPRPALAVALVTSAFRVGFECWDGVASMDDLVARVEATLDLAERALSSGWED; the protein is encoded by the coding sequence ATGGGGCGGCCCGGTCTCCGGGAGTACAAGAAGCGCAAGACCCGCACCGCCCTCCTGGACGCCGCGCTGGAACTGTTCCTGGCCAGGGGGTACGAGCAGACGACGGTGGAGCAGATCGCCGACGCCGTCGACGTCTCGCCGCGCACGTTCTTCCGCTACTTCGCGAGCAAGGAGGACCTCGCGTTCGACCACATGGTCGAGCTGGAAAGACTGCTCGTCGGCCACCTGTCGGCCCGGCCCGGGGACGAACCGCCGTTCACCGCGCTGTTCACCGCCTATCGCCTGGCCGTGCGTGAGATGAAGAACGTCTCACGGGCCGACACCGAACGCTATCTCAAGATCCGACGCCTGCTGGACGCGACCCCCGCCCTGCTGAGCAGGGCCATCGCCCGCACCGCCGAAACAGAGCGGCGGCTGACCGCCCTCCTCGCCGAACGCGAAGGGGTCGACCCGGCGACCGACCCCCGTCCCGCACTGGCGGTGGCGTTGGTGACCTCCGCGTTCCGGGTCGGCTTCGAATGCTGGGACGGCGTCGCCTCGATGGACGACCTCGTCGCCCGGGTGGAGGCCACCCTCGACCTCGCCGAACGGGCGCTGAGCTCCGGGTGGGAGGACTGA
- a CDS encoding MFS transporter, giving the protein MAHVNAADTAPPSGSTSGRGRGNPWLTMAAVALGVIMVMLDGTVVAIANPAIGEELNASLADLQWVTSGYLLALAVFLITAGKFGDLFGHKRVFLIGIAGFALTSLAIGLSQGIGMLIAFRVLQGLFGALLQPASLALLRAAFPPERLNMAIGIWGAALGVSSAGGPLLGGVLVEQVSWQSVFFINVPLGLIALVAGALVIRESRAETLSRIDWPGVVLLSGAMFCLVWGIIKAPEYGWGDARTLAFGGATVLVGALFVWWQSRAAEPLVPLGLFKNASVSIGTVLMVLTAFSMFGAMFFLTFFFQGVHGLSPLESGMRMLPMSAGMIVASPLAGFLLGKLGPKITIAGGMLVTAAAMFLLSRLDLDATYLDSAIPFVMLSFGLSPVMVGATEIIVGNAPAGLSGVASGVQQSAMQVGGSLGTAVLGALVVAEVADVLPKHMTDAGLPAPTAEQVEVMKNAVSYGVAPVDPSMPEQVAQALTRAAHLSFMDGMSFGYTVSCVIAVVAAVLALFVKAGRKTDDMPVHMG; this is encoded by the coding sequence ATGGCACACGTCAACGCGGCGGACACCGCGCCGCCGTCCGGCTCCACCTCGGGAAGAGGCCGAGGGAATCCCTGGCTCACCATGGCGGCCGTGGCGCTCGGCGTCATCATGGTGATGCTCGACGGCACCGTCGTCGCCATCGCCAACCCGGCGATCGGCGAGGAACTGAACGCCTCGCTCGCCGACCTGCAGTGGGTGACCAGCGGCTACCTGCTGGCGTTGGCCGTCTTCCTGATCACCGCGGGCAAGTTCGGTGACCTCTTCGGGCACAAGCGCGTCTTCCTGATCGGCATCGCCGGGTTCGCGCTGACCTCCCTCGCGATCGGCCTCTCCCAGGGCATCGGCATGCTGATCGCCTTCCGCGTGCTCCAGGGCCTGTTCGGTGCGCTGCTCCAGCCCGCCTCCCTCGCCCTGCTCCGCGCGGCCTTCCCGCCCGAGCGGCTGAACATGGCGATCGGCATCTGGGGTGCCGCGCTCGGCGTCTCCAGCGCCGGCGGCCCGCTCCTGGGCGGCGTGCTGGTCGAACAGGTGAGCTGGCAGTCGGTGTTCTTCATCAACGTCCCGCTGGGCCTGATCGCGCTGGTCGCCGGCGCACTTGTGATCCGGGAGAGCAGGGCCGAGACGCTCTCCCGGATCGACTGGCCGGGTGTGGTGCTGCTGTCCGGCGCGATGTTCTGCCTGGTATGGGGGATCATCAAGGCGCCCGAGTACGGCTGGGGCGACGCCAGGACGCTCGCCTTCGGAGGGGCGACCGTGCTGGTGGGAGCGCTGTTCGTGTGGTGGCAGAGCAGGGCCGCCGAGCCGCTGGTGCCGCTCGGCCTGTTCAAGAACGCCTCGGTGTCGATCGGCACGGTGCTGATGGTGCTGACGGCGTTCTCGATGTTCGGGGCGATGTTCTTCCTCACGTTCTTCTTCCAGGGCGTGCACGGCCTCAGCCCGCTGGAGTCGGGCATGCGCATGCTGCCGATGAGCGCGGGGATGATCGTGGCGTCGCCGCTGGCCGGCTTCCTCCTCGGCAAGCTCGGCCCCAAGATCACGATCGCGGGCGGCATGCTCGTCACCGCGGCCGCGATGTTCCTGCTCTCCCGGCTCGACCTGGACGCGACCTACCTGGACTCGGCGATCCCGTTCGTCATGCTCTCCTTCGGCCTGTCCCCGGTCATGGTCGGCGCCACCGAGATCATCGTGGGCAACGCGCCGGCCGGGCTGAGCGGCGTGGCGTCGGGGGTGCAGCAGTCGGCGATGCAGGTGGGCGGCTCGCTGGGCACCGCGGTGCTGGGCGCGCTCGTCGTGGCCGAGGTCGCCGACGTGCTGCCCAAGCACATGACCGACGCCGGACTGCCCGCCCCCACCGCCGAGCAGGTCGAGGTGATGAAGAACGCGGTGTCGTACGGCGTGGCCCCGGTCGACCCGAGCATGCCCGAGCAGGTGGCGCAGGCGCTCACCCGGGCCGCCCACCTGTCCTTCATGGACGGCATGAGCTTCGGCTACACGGTGAGCTGCGTGATCGCGGTGGTCGCCGCCGTGCTGGCGCTGTTCGTCAAGGCCGGGCGCAAGACCGACGACATGCCGGTGCACATGGGCTGA
- a CDS encoding DUF3039 domain-containing protein gives MSSTKILPEGDVRPDLTHDGDHERFAHYADKNKITEAQVMGTPIRALCGKVWVPSRDPKKYPICPECKEIYDTLPKGGSDKGE, from the coding sequence ATGAGCAGCACGAAGATCCTTCCCGAGGGCGACGTCCGCCCCGACCTGACGCACGACGGCGATCATGAGCGTTTCGCCCACTACGCCGACAAGAACAAGATCACCGAGGCGCAGGTGATGGGAACCCCGATCCGTGCCCTCTGCGGCAAGGTGTGGGTGCCCAGCCGCGACCCCAAGAAGTACCCGATCTGCCCCGAGTGCAAGGAGATCTACGACACTCTGCCCAAGGGCGGATCGGACAAAGGCGAGTAA
- a CDS encoding zinc metalloprotease has product MARRAIAVIAACLFTVPAGMQEASEADVEGAGPPAAGAVARSEAGTAYDPACAPLAARLTSTVEDHRPAWPPPSPGAGHGTAGHGHGHGAGAGHAGHGAGNASAGLRHDAGSPWRSLGVRGAEPYAPTPAEVARLLTEVPPQPVSRRDDGAVAEYTVKTWVHIITDGPEHVSRQDVLDQMATLNDAYGGRTGGVDTGMRFRLEGITTTVAPEWFRDAVGTEAQMKARLRRGGPETLNLYITQLNDLILGYSTYPHAYSTQPILDGVVIDWRSMPGGSMQDFNLGYTAVHEIGHWLGLLHTFENGCTEPGDGVADTPPEARPTQGCPAGKDTCTAPGLDPIHNFMDYSHDRCMTEFTRGQADRMQAAWRTYREEKSQ; this is encoded by the coding sequence ATGGCCCGGCGTGCGATCGCCGTCATCGCCGCATGCCTGTTCACGGTTCCGGCCGGCATGCAGGAAGCGTCAGAAGCAGACGTGGAGGGAGCCGGACCGCCGGCCGCGGGCGCGGTGGCGAGGAGTGAGGCCGGGACGGCATACGACCCCGCCTGCGCTCCCCTCGCCGCCCGCCTGACGTCCACGGTGGAGGACCACCGTCCGGCGTGGCCGCCGCCGAGTCCCGGCGCCGGGCACGGTACCGCGGGGCACGGGCACGGGCATGGGGCGGGCGCCGGACACGCGGGCCATGGCGCAGGGAACGCGTCGGCGGGCCTGCGGCACGACGCCGGGTCGCCGTGGCGGTCGCTGGGGGTGCGGGGCGCGGAGCCGTACGCGCCGACCCCCGCCGAGGTGGCGCGGCTGCTCACCGAGGTCCCGCCGCAGCCGGTGTCCCGGCGGGACGACGGCGCCGTCGCGGAGTACACGGTGAAGACGTGGGTGCACATCATCACCGACGGCCCCGAGCACGTCTCGCGGCAGGACGTGCTCGACCAGATGGCCACCTTGAACGATGCCTACGGCGGGCGCACCGGCGGCGTGGACACGGGCATGCGCTTCCGGCTGGAAGGCATCACCACGACGGTCGCCCCGGAGTGGTTCCGGGACGCGGTGGGCACCGAGGCGCAGATGAAGGCGCGACTGCGCCGAGGCGGCCCGGAGACCCTCAACCTCTACATCACCCAGCTCAACGATCTCATCCTGGGTTATTCGACCTACCCGCACGCCTACAGCACCCAGCCGATACTCGACGGCGTCGTGATCGACTGGCGGAGCATGCCGGGTGGGAGCATGCAGGATTTCAACCTCGGCTACACCGCCGTCCACGAGATCGGTCACTGGCTCGGCCTGCTGCACACCTTCGAGAACGGCTGCACCGAGCCGGGGGACGGCGTCGCCGACACCCCACCGGAGGCCAGGCCCACTCAAGGGTGTCCGGCGGGGAAGGACACCTGCACGGCTCCAGGGCTCGACCCCATCCATAATTTCATGGACTATTCCCACGATAGGTGCATGACCGAATTCACTAGAGGGCAAGCCGATCGAATGCAAGCGGCGTGGAGGACTTATCGCGAGGAGAAATCCCAATAG
- a CDS encoding MFS transporter, with protein MPASSAVDVTNDTSRIFGPVYRTATLGILIVITLIAFEGISIGTIMPAVSASLDAIDLYGWSFSAFLMASLFINVVAGMWADRRGHTLPFLLGVVVFVAGMVLAGTALSKGLFIVARAVQGFGAGAVVVAAYVMIARVYDTDARPKMFAALSAAWVVPSLVGPAVAGVVADTAGWRWVFFGLVPLVVPAVIMLVPALRMNTGPDGDGEDAGDDDRTGAGTTTLAAASTAGGAGALLYGVDNLHIAPAIGAGLCVCGLILLLIGCPRLLPAGALLFRRGLPTTIVMRGLFSGAFFGVNSYIPLILHDVRGFSTTAAGLAITVGAIGWSAGSYLQSKGDLDRVGLIRWGAWGVTLGVVISALAGVGTVSGWITVPAWTIAGLGMGIGISSVNVTAMSQSPDDQQGATSAALQVTDTLGASLTIGVGGALINLIGHDDLSRGYIVITLLMALVGAFATLVAGRAREAG; from the coding sequence GTGCCAGCATCCTCCGCTGTTGACGTAACCAACGACACCTCGAGGATTTTCGGTCCCGTCTATCGCACGGCGACGCTGGGCATCCTGATCGTCATCACGCTGATCGCCTTCGAGGGCATCTCGATCGGCACGATCATGCCGGCGGTCTCGGCCAGTCTCGACGCCATCGATCTGTACGGCTGGAGTTTCTCGGCCTTTCTGATGGCGAGCCTTTTCATCAACGTGGTGGCCGGAATGTGGGCCGACCGGCGCGGCCATACGCTGCCGTTCCTGCTCGGAGTGGTGGTGTTCGTCGCCGGCATGGTCTTAGCCGGCACCGCCCTGTCCAAAGGCCTGTTCATCGTCGCCCGCGCCGTACAGGGTTTCGGCGCGGGCGCCGTCGTGGTCGCGGCCTACGTCATGATCGCCCGCGTGTACGACACGGACGCGCGGCCGAAGATGTTCGCCGCGCTGTCCGCGGCGTGGGTGGTCCCCTCGCTCGTCGGCCCCGCGGTGGCCGGGGTCGTCGCCGACACCGCCGGCTGGCGGTGGGTCTTCTTCGGCCTGGTCCCGCTCGTGGTACCCGCAGTGATCATGCTGGTGCCCGCGCTGCGCATGAACACGGGACCGGACGGGGACGGCGAGGACGCCGGGGACGACGACCGGACGGGGGCCGGGACGACGACGCTTGCCGCCGCGTCCACCGCGGGCGGTGCGGGAGCCCTGCTCTACGGGGTGGACAACCTGCACATCGCCCCCGCCATCGGCGCCGGGCTGTGCGTCTGCGGCCTGATCCTGCTGCTGATCGGATGCCCCCGCCTGCTGCCGGCCGGCGCGCTGCTGTTCCGCCGCGGCCTGCCCACCACCATCGTCATGCGCGGCCTGTTCTCCGGGGCGTTCTTCGGCGTGAACTCCTACATTCCGCTCATCCTCCACGACGTGCGAGGGTTCTCCACCACCGCCGCCGGGCTGGCCATCACCGTCGGCGCCATCGGATGGTCGGCCGGGTCCTACCTGCAGAGCAAGGGCGACCTGGACCGGGTCGGCCTGATCCGCTGGGGGGCGTGGGGCGTCACGCTGGGCGTGGTGATCAGCGCGCTGGCCGGGGTGGGCACGGTGTCCGGCTGGATCACGGTGCCCGCGTGGACGATCGCCGGGCTGGGCATGGGCATCGGCATCAGCAGCGTGAACGTCACCGCCATGAGCCAGTCGCCGGACGACCAGCAGGGCGCCACCTCCGCCGCGCTCCAGGTGACCGACACGCTCGGCGCCTCGCTCACCATCGGCGTCGGCGGCGCGCTGATCAACCTGATCGGCCACGACGATCTCTCCAGGGGCTACATCGTGATCACGCTTCTGATGGCCCTGGTGGGCGCGTTCGCCACTCTCGTGGCGGGCCGGGCCCGGGAGGCGGGCTGA
- a CDS encoding DEAD/DEAH box helicase: protein MSTFAASNLSPSYPNRAAWGTAPKLRAWQQEAFDLYFRNQPRDFLAVATPGAGKTTFALRIATELLARGVVRAVTIVTPTEHLKRQWATAAGRVGVAIDPEFKNSQGTTSRDYLGVAVTYAQVAMHPALHRARTEARKTLVIFDEIHHAGDAKSWGDGVREAFEPAVRRLALTGTPFRSDDNPIPFVSYVQDGDGAMRSVADYSYGYGPALADGVVRPVIFLAYAGEMKWRTRAGDEIAARLTEPLTKDQLAQAWRAALDPKGNWIRQVLHAADRRLTEVRRGVPDAGGLVIASDHEAARAYARHIRDITGTSATVVLSDDPGASKKIKEFSDSDDRWMVAVRMVSEGVDIPRLCVGVYATSVSTPLFFAQAVGRFVRARRRGETASVFLPSVPTLMSLANEMENERDHVLGRRIEDDGLDDSLLEKARQKRDTPDAIGEELPFETVEASAVFDRVLFDGGEFGTTAEPGSPEEEDYIGLPGLLEPEQVAILLRKRQAERQAAARKAAKREEQLQRAPHEELAALRKELNGLVGAWNHRTGQPHGIIHAELRRICGGPPVAQATAEQLRKRIAEIRKWAARRSR, encoded by the coding sequence GTGAGCACCTTCGCCGCGTCGAACCTGTCGCCTTCCTACCCCAACCGTGCCGCGTGGGGCACGGCGCCCAAGCTCCGCGCCTGGCAGCAGGAGGCCTTCGACCTCTACTTCCGTAATCAACCACGCGACTTCCTCGCCGTCGCCACCCCCGGCGCGGGTAAGACGACCTTCGCGCTGCGCATCGCCACCGAGCTGCTCGCGCGCGGTGTCGTGCGCGCGGTCACGATCGTCACCCCGACCGAGCACCTCAAACGGCAGTGGGCCACGGCCGCCGGCAGGGTCGGGGTCGCCATCGACCCCGAGTTCAAGAACAGTCAGGGCACCACATCGCGCGATTACCTCGGGGTCGCCGTCACCTACGCTCAGGTCGCCATGCACCCGGCGCTCCATCGTGCGCGCACCGAGGCCCGCAAGACCCTGGTGATCTTCGATGAGATCCATCACGCGGGCGACGCCAAGTCCTGGGGCGACGGCGTGCGCGAGGCGTTCGAGCCGGCGGTCCGGCGGCTCGCGCTGACCGGCACGCCGTTCCGGTCCGACGACAACCCCATCCCGTTCGTCTCGTACGTGCAGGACGGCGACGGAGCCATGCGCAGCGTCGCCGACTACTCCTACGGTTACGGTCCGGCGCTCGCCGACGGCGTGGTGCGGCCGGTCATCTTCCTCGCCTACGCCGGTGAGATGAAATGGCGCACCCGCGCCGGTGACGAGATCGCCGCCAGGCTCACCGAGCCGCTGACCAAGGACCAGCTCGCCCAGGCCTGGCGGGCGGCCCTCGACCCCAAGGGGAACTGGATCCGCCAGGTGCTCCACGCCGCCGACCGGCGGCTCACCGAGGTGCGCCGGGGCGTTCCCGACGCCGGAGGCCTGGTGATCGCCAGCGACCACGAGGCCGCCCGTGCCTACGCCCGGCACATCAGGGACATCACCGGGACGAGCGCGACCGTCGTCCTGTCCGACGACCCCGGCGCGTCGAAGAAGATCAAGGAGTTCAGCGACTCCGACGACCGCTGGATGGTCGCGGTCCGCATGGTGTCGGAGGGGGTGGACATCCCCCGGCTGTGCGTGGGCGTCTACGCCACCTCGGTGTCCACGCCGCTGTTCTTCGCCCAGGCAGTCGGCCGCTTCGTGCGCGCCAGGAGACGGGGTGAGACGGCGTCGGTGTTCCTGCCGTCCGTGCCGACCCTGATGAGCCTGGCCAACGAGATGGAGAACGAGCGCGACCACGTGCTCGGCCGCCGGATCGAGGACGACGGCCTGGACGACTCGCTGCTGGAGAAGGCCCGGCAGAAGCGCGACACCCCCGATGCGATCGGCGAGGAGCTGCCGTTCGAGACCGTCGAGGCGTCGGCCGTCTTCGACCGCGTGCTGTTCGACGGCGGTGAGTTCGGCACGACCGCCGAGCCCGGCTCTCCCGAGGAGGAGGACTACATCGGCCTGCCCGGCCTGCTGGAGCCCGAACAGGTGGCGATCCTGCTGCGCAAGCGGCAGGCCGAGCGGCAGGCCGCGGCGCGTAAGGCCGCCAAGCGGGAAGAGCAGCTCCAGCGCGCCCCGCACGAGGAGCTGGCCGCGCTGCGCAAAGAGCTCAACGGCCTGGTGGGCGCCTGGAACCACCGCACCGGTCAGCCTCACGGGATCATCCACGCCGAGCTGCGCCGGATCTGCGGCGGTCCGCCGGTCGCCCAGGCCACCGCCGAGCAGCTCCGCAAGCGCATCGCCGAGATCCGCAAGTGGGCGGCCCGCCGCTCCCGCTGA
- a CDS encoding nicotinamidase, producing the protein MSTALIVVDVQNDFCEGGSLAVAGGASVAEAISRHLADHPYDYVVATRDYHVDPGSHFADEPDFVRSWPEHCVAGTSGAEFHPAFDVSKVDAVFSKGADSAAYSGFEGTTEDGTTLADWLKARGVRAVEIVGIATDHCVRATAIDAVEHGFAVRVLLDLTAGVSKVTTDAAVAQMRAAGAQLQGVPVTAS; encoded by the coding sequence ATGAGCACCGCGCTGATCGTCGTCGACGTCCAGAACGACTTCTGCGAGGGCGGCAGCCTCGCGGTGGCCGGCGGCGCGAGCGTCGCGGAGGCGATCTCCCGCCACCTGGCCGACCACCCGTACGACTATGTCGTGGCGACCCGCGACTACCACGTCGATCCCGGATCCCACTTCGCCGATGAGCCCGACTTCGTGCGTTCCTGGCCCGAGCACTGCGTGGCGGGCACCTCCGGCGCCGAGTTCCACCCCGCTTTCGACGTCTCGAAGGTGGACGCGGTGTTCAGCAAGGGCGCCGACTCCGCCGCCTACAGCGGCTTCGAGGGCACCACGGAGGACGGCACGACGCTGGCCGACTGGTTGAAGGCCCGCGGGGTGCGCGCGGTGGAGATCGTCGGCATCGCCACCGACCACTGCGTGCGGGCCACGGCCATCGACGCCGTGGAGCACGGTTTCGCCGTGCGTGTGCTCCTCGACCTCACCGCGGGCGTCTCCAAGGTCACCACCGACGCGGCGGTGGCGCAGATGCGCGCCGCCGGAGCACAGCTGCAGGGCGTGCCCGTCACGGCCTCCTGA
- a CDS encoding nicotinate phosphoribosyltransferase, with the protein MSTAFLTDHYELTMLRAALHSGVAHRRAVFEVFARHLPGGRRYGVVAGIGRFLDALESFRFGEEELAFLTEHRVVDDRTLDYLADYRFTGHVYGYREGECYFPGSPIMVVEGTFAESVLLETLALSVLNHDCAVASAASRMVHAARSRPIIEMGSRRTHEVAAVAAARAAYLAGFAATSNLMAGRVYGVPTTGTSAHAFTLLHDSERDAFRAQLRSLGSATTLLVDTYDVATAVRVAVELAGGELGAVRIDSGDLAEVAKQVRDQLDALGAHDTRIIVTSDLDEYTIAALAAAPVDGYGVGTSVVTGSGVPTAALVYKLVAREDASGVLRPVAKRSVGKPSRGGRKAAFRRIGPDGHAVAELIVPEGPDAERIAERMAVDMDGDSAEGRNRPMLAQLVRDGEVVGREPLEEARARHRRAMDELPPEAHHLSRGYAAIPTIFAARTDEGPETTPRSIEP; encoded by the coding sequence ATGAGCACCGCGTTTCTGACCGACCACTACGAGCTGACGATGCTGCGTGCGGCACTGCACAGCGGCGTCGCGCATCGCAGGGCGGTCTTCGAGGTCTTCGCCCGCCATCTGCCGGGCGGCCGGCGGTACGGCGTGGTGGCGGGGATCGGCAGGTTCCTCGACGCGTTGGAGTCCTTCCGGTTCGGCGAGGAGGAGCTCGCCTTCCTCACCGAGCACCGGGTGGTGGACGACCGTACGCTCGACTACCTCGCCGACTACCGCTTCACCGGCCACGTGTACGGCTACCGCGAGGGAGAGTGCTACTTCCCCGGCTCTCCGATCATGGTGGTGGAGGGCACCTTCGCCGAATCCGTGCTGCTGGAGACGCTCGCGCTGTCGGTCCTCAACCACGACTGCGCCGTCGCCTCCGCGGCCTCCCGCATGGTGCACGCGGCACGCTCGCGTCCGATCATCGAGATGGGCTCGCGCCGGACCCACGAGGTCGCCGCCGTGGCCGCCGCCCGCGCCGCCTATCTGGCCGGCTTCGCCGCCACCTCCAACCTCATGGCCGGGCGCGTCTACGGCGTGCCGACCACCGGTACCAGCGCGCACGCGTTCACGCTCCTGCACGATTCCGAGCGCGACGCTTTCCGGGCGCAGCTGAGGTCGCTGGGGTCCGCCACCACGCTGCTGGTGGACACCTACGACGTCGCCACGGCGGTGCGGGTGGCCGTGGAGCTGGCCGGCGGGGAGCTGGGCGCGGTCCGCATCGACTCCGGTGACCTCGCCGAGGTGGCCAAGCAGGTGCGTGACCAGCTCGACGCGCTCGGCGCGCACGACACCCGCATCATCGTCACCAGCGACCTGGACGAGTACACGATCGCCGCGCTGGCCGCCGCGCCGGTGGACGGCTACGGCGTGGGCACCTCGGTGGTGACCGGCTCCGGCGTGCCCACGGCGGCGCTGGTCTACAAGCTGGTGGCCAGGGAGGACGCCTCGGGCGTGCTGCGGCCGGTGGCCAAGCGGTCGGTGGGCAAGCCGAGCCGCGGCGGGCGCAAGGCCGCCTTCCGCAGGATCGGCCCGGACGGCCACGCCGTCGCCGAGCTGATCGTGCCCGAGGGGCCGGACGCCGAACGGATCGCCGAGCGCATGGCCGTCGACATGGACGGCGACTCCGCGGAGGGGAGGAACCGGCCCATGCTGGCGCAGCTCGTCCGCGACGGCGAGGTGGTGGGCAGGGAACCGCTGGAGGAGGCCCGAGCACGGCACCGCCGGGCGATGGACGAGCTGCCGCCCGAGGCTCACCATCTGTCGCGCGGCTACGCCGCCATTCCCACGATCTTCGCTGCGCGAACGGACGAGGGGCCGGAGACCACGCCGCGTAGTATCGAACCATGA
- the clpS gene encoding ATP-dependent Clp protease adapter ClpS: protein MPSTAPVEIERPSMDVRPELPWLTIVWNDPVNLMSYVTYVFQKVFGYSRQKAEKLMLDVHHKGKAVVASGTREEMERDVQILHSYGLWATVQQDSAS from the coding sequence ATGCCCAGCACCGCACCGGTCGAGATCGAGCGGCCGTCGATGGACGTGCGGCCCGAGCTGCCATGGCTGACCATCGTGTGGAACGACCCGGTCAACCTCATGTCCTACGTCACCTACGTCTTCCAGAAGGTGTTCGGCTACTCCCGGCAGAAAGCCGAGAAGCTCATGCTCGATGTGCACCACAAAGGCAAGGCGGTGGTGGCCAGCGGTACCCGGGAGGAGATGGAGCGCGACGTCCAGATCCTCCACTCCTATGGCCTGTGGGCGACCGTCCAGCAGGATTCCGCCTCGTGA
- a CDS encoding DUF2017 domain-containing protein, whose translation MSTGFRATRDGVVAEFDAAEAAILRSLVEMILGMIEPGSTAEDPLERALGIGTSTEVPDDPVLARLFPSAYADEEMAAEFRRYTEAGLRDAKRADAQTMLETVVPGRITLTEEQAHAWLRALNDVRLTLGTRLEVTEEVHEEIAEMPEDDPRYAAFVTYDWLTYLQDTLVRALW comes from the coding sequence GTGAGCACGGGGTTCCGGGCCACCCGTGACGGAGTCGTGGCGGAGTTCGACGCCGCGGAGGCGGCCATACTGCGCTCCCTGGTGGAGATGATCCTCGGCATGATCGAACCCGGTTCGACCGCCGAGGACCCGCTGGAGCGCGCCCTCGGCATCGGCACGTCCACGGAGGTGCCGGACGACCCCGTGCTGGCCCGCCTGTTCCCCTCGGCGTACGCCGACGAGGAGATGGCGGCGGAGTTCCGCCGCTACACCGAGGCCGGGCTGCGCGACGCCAAGCGCGCCGACGCGCAGACGATGCTGGAGACCGTCGTCCCCGGGCGGATCACCCTCACCGAGGAGCAGGCGCATGCGTGGCTGCGCGCCCTCAACGACGTGCGGCTGACGCTCGGCACCCGCCTGGAGGTCACCGAGGAGGTCCACGAGGAGATCGCCGAAATGCCGGAGGACGATCCGCGGTATGCGGCCTTCGTCACCTACGACTGGCTGACCTACCTCCAAGACACCCTGGTCCGCGCCCTTTGGTAG
- a CDS encoding Mov34/MPN/PAD-1 family protein, giving the protein MLTISQSLVDKIIAHARADHPDEACGVIAGPVGSDRPERFIPMENAERSPTFYRFDSMEQFRVWREMDERNEEPVVIYHSHTATEAYPSRTDIALASEPNAHYVLVSTRDEKNVEFRSFRIVDGVVTEEEVTIIK; this is encoded by the coding sequence ATGCTCACGATCTCACAGAGCCTGGTTGACAAGATCATCGCCCACGCGCGAGCCGATCACCCGGACGAGGCGTGCGGTGTGATCGCTGGGCCGGTCGGCTCCGACCGTCCGGAGCGTTTCATCCCCATGGAGAACGCGGAGCGCTCACCGACGTTCTACCGCTTCGACTCGATGGAGCAGTTCCGCGTGTGGCGGGAGATGGACGAGCGGAACGAGGAGCCGGTGGTGATCTATCACTCCCACACGGCCACGGAGGCCTACCCCTCCCGGACCGACATCGCCCTCGCGTCCGAACCGAACGCGCATTACGTCCTGGTCTCCACCAGGGACGAGAAGAACGTGGAGTTCCGTTCTTTCCGCATCGTCGACGGGGTGGTGACCGAAGAAGAGGTCACCATCATTAAGTAA